tttggggaggggaaaagacagaaatgcaaATGGTGCAGCTCCGGAGGGAGCAGTGGCTGCGATGCCACGTCTGCTGGACAGGAACCATGGCAATTGGCTCCTTGCAGCCCTGGCTTGTGCCCCGGGGCTTTAATTCATGGGTGGAAGAGCCGGAgagccctccctggcacagctctgcccgCCACCTCCCATCTcgggctgcagagccctccctggcacagctctgcccgCCACCTCCCATCTcgggctgcagagccctccctggcacagctctgcccgCCACCTCCCATCTcgggctgcagagccctccctggcagctctgcccgcACCTCCATCCGGGCCGGAgagccctccctggcacagctctgcccgCCACCTCCCATCTcgggctgcagagccctccctggcacagctctgcccgCCACCTCCCATCTCGGACCGGAgagccctccctggcacagctctgcctgccaccTCCCATCTCGGACCGGAGagccctccctggcagagctctgcctgccaccTCCCATCTCGGGCCAGCGTGGTGATGCTGTGTGATGGGTGCAGCTCCCATCCCTGAGATCCTGCAGGGCTCAGTGGCCACCCCAGAGCCAGGTTCCTGTCCCAAccctgcacctcctgcccttGGCTCCAGGGCAGCGTGGGGATTGCAAATGGGAGCAGCAAAGGGCCCAGGGATGGGCATTTCCAGCTGGCACCTGGCCCAGCCAGGAGCCTCCATCCCTCTTTAAGCAGCAGCCAAAGTTTCTAAATCACGAATGCATCGTTTGCAAACCCTTCCCGcggctgtgctgctccccccGAGCCTCCTCAGAGCGTTTTCCCCGAGGAATGGGGGCAGGATTTGGCCCTGCTCTTGCCCTGTGGCCGTGGGGTGTGAAAGGGGTGTGAGGAGCCGTGGAGCCATCGGGATaaattcccttccctcctcccgagctgctcagcagcaacaaaaaacGTGATGCTGCTTTATCCATTCAGCACTCACCCAACTTTAGCAGGACATTAAGTGCCTGAAAATATGGCCcaggtttgtttgctttggcaGCAGGTTAAATCCCTGACAGATACAGTTGCTTTTCCTCGGGTGCTGAAGTAatttggggctggggtggctggTTTTTGGTTTAACCTGATAGCACGAGCTGGGAGCCAGCTTTGTTAAAGCACTTGGAGAGTAGGTGGTCAGGGTAGGATTTCTCCCTTAATTTATGtctctcctgctgttcccagcccaaGCTAAAATGTTGCTGGAGCTTTATTTGTGCCAGTTTTAGTGCCACTGTctggtggctgctggcaggtgggagcaggcaggcacCCTGTCTCCCCAGCATCCTTCCTGGGGCACAAAGCTGTGTCTGATCCTGGGGTGGAGAGGAGCTCGAGGCCTCCTGTCAGCATTCAAGGCAGGGATGCTGAAAGCAAACCCCTGCTGGTGTTGCAGGGCTCGTGCTGTGCATGATACACAACATCTGCCCTCTGGGagagcccagggacagggacagggacatggaccttctgtccctgctctgttccctgtgctgtgccagctcccaaGGGGTGTTCCAGGAAGAGTGCTGGTGGTACCCCAAAACACAAGCTAagctgcagcatctctgtgaTGACCACTGACAGCTCACCTGGGGCTGTCAAACATCGTCCTGGggtgcccccagagccccccagcacTGTGGCTTGGCCGTGGTGAAGTGGAGGATCCTGGTGCCTTGGACAGGTCCTGCTCTCAGGGAGGGCAGcacccctctccctgcagtcaTTAAAGCTCACTTAGCAGCTGGGGTTACTCCAAATTAAAATACCACATTGTTTTCATGGGGAAAATGGATTAGAGGCTCAGAGAAAATGAGTGCAGATCAGAAATCCTTCTGGCAAAGCTCCTTCTCCCATCACTGGAGCTTTCTGCCACCAGGTAGGAGCTGGGAGAGTGCCCTTAGTGGCTTGGTGTTATTTCCCTTGGCTCTCCCTCCTGGtgtgaccccagagctgcttctcacTCAGTCTCTCACCCAGTTCATTAAGTTTTTTAACCCTTACACCTGCAATGGCATTTTTGGAGATGGCATTTTTGGGGACTCCCCGGTGACTTTCCACGGGTGCCCAGTAGATCCCGATTCTGCCCTTCAGAGCCCTCCTGCTTTTTAACCCACTTCAAAGGGGGGTAAGCAGAGATTttggggctctgcagcccagcccctcaccccgTGCACTCCATTTTGCAGGCTGTTAATGGAGAAGAGGGCGGATGACAGCCGGGACCGTGGTCATCACAGGTGGAATATTAGCGACTGTCATTTTACTCTGTATCATCGCCGTCCTCTGCTACTGTAGGCTCCAGGTAAGGCTGGGGGTGCCTCAGCGGGGAGGGCTGACGGTGTGGGGGCTTTGGGGGTGCCAGCTGAGCCCCTCCCGTTTCAGTACTACTGCTGCAAGAAGGATGAATCcgaggaggacgaggaggagcCCGACTTCGCCGTGCACTCGCACATCCCTCCGCTGCACTGCAACCGCAACGTAGTGCTGACCAACGGCCCCTCGCTCTACTCCTCATCCCCCTTCGCCAAAAAACCAGCCCAGAGCCggcccagctgccccagctgcacccCCTACGAGCCCCCAACCTCCTTCCTCCAAGAACCCCCAACCTCCTTCCTCCAGGAGCCCCCCACCTCTTTCCTCCAGGAGCCCCCTACATCCTTCCTCCAGGAGCCCACCGCAtccttcctgcaggagcccaCCGCAtccttcctgcaggagcccCCCACATCCTTCCTCCAGGAGCCCCCCACAtccttcctgcaggagcccCCCACCTTCTTCCTGCAGGAGCCCCCCGAGGAGCTGCACAACGGGGGGGACAGGGTGAGCTACAAGACGGTGAGCCAGGAGGACCTGGCGCTGCCCGTGTCCAACCTGCAGGCGCTCAACCCCAACCGGCTCTCGGCCATGCGGGAGGCGTTCTCCCGCAGCCGCAGCATCAGCACCGATGTGTGAGGTGCCgcctccccagccagccccgaGGGCTTCGGACAGCGGGGACGGCTGGTTGGAATTCGCGGAGGAGTTTTGAatagggaaaaaaggaaaaaaaaaaaaaaagaagtgaatgTATTTCGAAGGGCTGGCGGGGTAAAGGGGGAGAGGAGCAAACTCGAGTGAGAAGTGTGGGGGTGCAGCTGGAAC
The Serinus canaria isolate serCan28SL12 chromosome 17, serCan2020, whole genome shotgun sequence DNA segment above includes these coding regions:
- the FAM163B gene encoding protein FAM163B gives rise to the protein MTAGTVVITGGILATVILLCIIAVLCYCRLQYYCCKKDESEEDEEEPDFAVHSHIPPLHCNRNVVLTNGPSLYSSSPFAKKPAQSRPSCPSCTPYEPPTSFLQEPPEPPEELHNGGDRVSYKTVSQEDLALPVSNLQALNPNRLSAMREAFSRSRSISTDV